In the genome of Drosophila yakuba strain Tai18E2 chromosome 3R, Prin_Dyak_Tai18E2_2.1, whole genome shotgun sequence, one region contains:
- the LOC6539056 gene encoding uncharacterized protein LOC6539056: MANNNSAPETENIIPVLLHNVDEKEQVRQLGLYLRNLQDRFRLGIQEHQKVLQSSVQLLKEVGDVNNMVQFVIWGHPAQATKIQRLIVGFETVNAVNAPQTSAVAGIGLPSDMTEIHGLLGEFEHLNESQVLRESLVNFKRARESLEKVLGALEKIGNESPRSSPPGSQLFGCPSASRSLREKIEAFNKVLEDAPEKLGDTCRHFKECFCSCCSLEESFEPSGDKPLPVASKTNSGYEGDIDSEVEQAEINMKVD, translated from the exons ATGGCCAACAATAATTCAGCACCAGAGACCGAAAATATAATACCTG TCCTTCTGCATAATGTCGATGAAAAGGAGCAGGTGCGTCAACTCGGCCTGTACCTTCGCAACCTGCAGGACCGCTTTCGGCTGGGCATTCAGGAGCATCAGAAGGTTCTACAGTCGTCGGTGCAGCTGCTCAAGGAGGTGGGCGATGTGAACAACATGGTGCAGTTCGTCATATGGGGCCACCCGGCCCAGGCCACCAAGATACAGCGCCTGATCGTGGGCTTCGAGACGGTTAATGCGGTGAACGCCCCGCAGACCTCCGCCGTGGCGGGCATAGGTTTGCCTTCGGACATGACTGAGATTCATGGTCTGTTGGGGGAGTTCGAGCACCTCAATGAGAGCCAAGTTCTGCGGGAGAGCCTCGTGAACTTCAAACGTGCCCGAGAGTCTCTGGAGAAGGTGCTCGGCGCCCTAGAGAAGATTGGCAACGAGTCCCCACGGTCGTCTCCACCAGGAAGTCAGCTCTTCGGGTGTCCCAGTGCCAGTCGCAGCCTGCGCGAGAAGATCGAGGCCTTCAACAAGGTCCTGGAGGACGCCCCCGAGAAGCTGGGGGACACCTGCCGTCATTTCAAAGAGTGCTTCTGTAGCTGCTGCAGCCTGGAGGAGTCCTTTGAGCCCAGCGGGGACAAGCCGCTCCCCGTTGCCTCGAAAACCAATTCGGGTTACGAGGGGGACATAGACAGCGAGGTGGAGCAGGCGGAAATTAATATGAAGGTGGATTAA
- the LOC6539057 gene encoding solute carrier family 52, riboflavin transporter, member 3-A — MSRYQRNRGAGSPTNPAGPVYGVISTLDDASPSPADFARCSSPEAKKSELSLFLNWGGPHKNMEINPKPRNRSWVVDVLAIFFGIGTWLGVNGTFIQLPLLVDEAPEGWSLPSYLSVMVQIGNLGPLLYTAIQKYSPKKLNDGWTIHGVLLVGAISCLLTAFFYNKTASVAGTDHSLALFLLTCFTALNACTSSVLFMPYMGRFKEQYMVTYFIGEGLSGLLPSVTALIQGIGESGDCVLVNVTESGEGVYELQKTPPRFDTRVFFLILFALMVLAYVGYTLLNSLPLARKEYAQVTVSEGNKYVYGEADNQPKAEKLSKGQYTYLLLLIGAISLFSNGMFGSIQSYSSAPYGSQAYHLSATLSVIANPVACFMAMFLHFTSLRIITVLSILAGLLTSYVFTTAALSPLPPLHDQTVGAVLVVTAWTLLVGIVSYTKLGITTVMRAQGGQSLVWVGAITQLGSAIGAVAIFFAINYSDLFQAAQSNC, encoded by the exons ATGAGCAGGTACCAACGGAACCGTGGAGCTGGCAGCCCCACGAATCCAGCGGGGCCAGTCTACGGCGTGATCTCGACGTTGGACGACGCATCTCCGAGTCCCGCGGATTTCGCCAG ATGCTCCTCTCCCGAGGCCAAGAAAAGTGAGCTGAGCTTGTTCCTTAACTGGGGAGGTCCCCACAAAAATATGGAGATAAACCCCAAGCCAAGAAACCGCAGCTGGGTCGTCGACGTGCTGGCCATCTTCTTCGGCATAGGCACCTGGCTGGGCGTCAATGGCACCTTCATTCAGCTGCCCCTGCTGGTGGACGAGGCACCGGAGGGCTGGAGTCTGCCCTCGTACCTTAGCGTTATGGTCCAGATCGGCAATTTGGGCCCACTGCTCTACACGGCCATCCAGAAGTACTCGCCGAAGAAACTAAACGATGGTTGGACCATTCACGGAGTGCTCCTGGTGGGAGCCATATCCTGCTTGCTGACGGCGTTCTTCTACAACAAAACCGCTTCGGTGGCTGGCACGGATCACAGCCTAGCCCTCTTTTTGCTGACCTGCTTCACGGCGCTGAATGCCTGCACGAGCTCGGTGCTTTTTATGCCCTACATGGGACGCTTCAAGGAGCAGTACATGGTCACCTACTTTATTGGCGAGGGCCTGAGTGGTCTGCTGCCCAGCGTGACAGCTTTGATCCAGGGCATCGGCGAGAGTGGCGACTGTGTACTGGTCAACGTAACCGAGAGCGGAGAGGGGGTCTACGAGCTGCAGAAGACGCCTCCGAGGTTCGATACCCGTGTCTTCTTCCTCATCCTTTTCGCGCTCATGGTGCTAGCCTATGTGGGGTATACACTTCTGAACTCTCTTCCCTTGGCCAGGAAGGAGTACGCCCAGGTGACCGTCAGTGAGGGCAACAAGTACGTTTACGGAGAGGCGGATAACCAGCCGAAAGCGGAGAAGCTGAGTAAAGGACAGTACACCTACCTTCTCCTGCTAATCGGCGCGATTTCGCTGTTCAGCAATGGAATGTTCGGCAGCATACAGTCCTACTCCAGTGCCCCGTACGGAAGCCAAGCGTACCACCTGTCAGCCACCCTCAGTGTGATAGCCAATCCGGTGGCCTGCTTCATGGCCATGTTCCTGCATTTCACCTCCCTGCGAATTATCACGGTGCTCTCTATCCTTGCGGGTCTGCTGACCAGCTATGTTTTTACCACGGCGGCCCTGAGTCCCCTTCCGCCTCTTCACGATCAGACCGTGGGTGCCGTACTCGTGGTCACCGCCTGGACTTTGCTGGTCGGGATTGTGAGCTACACGAAACTGGGAATCACCACGGTTATGCGGGCGCAGGGTGGTCAATCCCTGGTCTGGGTCGGCGCCATCACGCAGCTGGGATCTGCTATTGGAGCAGTGGCTATCTTCTTTGCTATCAACTACTCGGACCTTTTCCAGGCCGCACAGTCGAACTGCTAA
- the LOC6539058 gene encoding ferrochelatase, mitochondrial has protein sequence MFLHNTKLCRLASGLAGGVRHLSGQKPKTAILMLNMGGPTHTDQVHDYLLRIMTDRDMIQLPVQSRLGPWIAQRRTPEVQKKYKEIGGGSPILKWTELQGQLMCEQLDRISPETAPHKHYVGFRYVNPLTENTLAEIENDKPERVVLFSQYPQYSCATSGSSFNSIFTHYRNNNLPSDIKWSIIDRWGTHPLLIKTFAQRIRDELAKFVETKRNDVVILFTAHSLPLKAVNRGDAYPSEIGASVHMVMQELGQTNPYSLAWQSKVGPLPWLAPATDDAIKGYVKQGLKNFILVPIAFVNEHIETLHELDIEYCDELAKEVGVEEIRRAAAPNDHPLFIDALTNVVADHLKSQQSVNPKFLMRCPMCSNPKCRESKSWYRQLCSN, from the exons atgtttttgcataacacAAAGCTGTGCCGACTGGCAA GTGGTCTGGCAGGGGGCGTGCGCCACCTCAGCGGGCAGAAACCGAAGACCGCGATCCTAATGCTGAACATGGGCGGCCCAACGCATACGGACCAGGTGCATGACTACCTACTTCGTATCATGACCGACCGGGACATGATCCAGCTGCCGGTGCAGAGCCGTCTGGGTCCGTGGATCGCCCAGCGCAGGACGCCCGAGGTGCAGAAGAAGTACAAGGAGATCGGCGGTGGCTCCCCGATCCTTAAGTGGACCGAGCTGCAGGGCCAGCTCATGTGCGAGCAGCTGGACAGGATCTCCCCGGAGACAGCACCTCACAAGCACTACGTCGGTTTCCGCTACGTGAATCCCCTCACCGAGAACACGCTGGCCGAGATCGAAAA CGACAAGCCAGAACGCGTTGTTCTCTTCTCACAGTATCCACAGTACAGCTGCGCCACCTCAGGATCCAGCTTTAACTCCATATTCACCCACTACCGGAACAA TAATCTGCCCTCGGATATCAAATGGAGCATTATCGACAGGTGGGGCACCCATCCACTTCTAATCAAAACGTTTGCCCAGCGAATTCGTGACGAACTGGCCAAGTTTGTGGAGACGAAACGTAACGACGTAGTCATACTTTTCACTGCCCACTCCCTTCCCCTTAAAGCTGTGAACCGGGGCGACGCGTATCCCTCGGAGATTGGTGCTAGCGTGCACATGGTGATGCAGGAACTCGGCCAGACGAATCCCTACAGCCTGGCTTGGCAATCCAAGGTGGGCCCGCTGCCCTGGCTGGCGCCCGCCACCGATGATGCCATTAAG GGCTATGTTAAGCAAGGCCTGAAGAACTTCATCCTTGTGCCCATTGCCTTCGTGAACGAGCACATCGAGACGCTGCACGAGCTCGACATCGAGTACTGCGACGAACTGGCCAAGGAGGTCGGGGTGGAGGAAATCCGTCGAGCTGCAGCCCCCAACGATCACCCGCTGTTCATTGACGCTCTGACGAACGTTGTGGCCGACCATCTGAAGTCCCAGCAGTCGGTCAACCCCAAGTTCCTCATGCGTTGTCCTATGTGCTCCAATCCAAAGTGCAGGGAGAGCAAAAGCTGGTACCGTCAGCTCTGCTCAAACTAA